The genome window ACCAAGAACGATATAGTAGCAAAGGAGCGTATAAGCAATACTCATGCCGATTGCCGCATATTTTGATAAATCAAAGGAACGTTGAAAAGACTCCATAATCGTGTAGGGACCAGGAGCAACGTAAAAAGAGCCGATCATAAAGATCGTAAATACGACAGCAAGAATTTTGCACCACTTCCAGCCTCGTTCTTCAACAAGACCTTTTTCAATATAAAAAGCGGCACTTCCGTAAGAGCTTCCGTCTGAATAACGCTGTTTATAGTGCTGTGTCAAAATTATTTCAGCCATCTTTGTGGCCATGCCTACCAGCGCTGCTATCCACATCCAGAAAAGAGCACCGGGACCACCAATAGCAATAGCACTAGAAACGCCAGCAATATTACCTGTTCCTACAGTACCGCCAAGTGCTGTAGCAAAAGCTCCAAAAGAACTGATGAGATTCCCTTTACTATCTTTTTCCTTCTTCTTTTTTCGGAAGAGGGTTCCTATCGTGTTGTAGATAATGTCACTTGCTCTTCGGAATTGGAAAAAACGCATTCCTACAGTTAAATATATTCCTAAAATAATGAAGATAATTGGAAAATATGGATTCCAAAGCACTTTCCAAGCAAAGAACTCTAGTAATTTTGTCACTTGTGTAACGTCCATGGGTGACAGGCACCTCCTTAGAATATGGCACTACAGGAACTAGCAGCGCGGAAAAAAAGAAAAGATCCGCGCTGTAATAACCAAGGCTATTCAAAAAAAGTCGTGTCTGTTTCAATCCATAACGAGCTCAAGCAATTTTTAAGATCTTAAAGTTGGAAACAAGTGGTGCTGGTTCCTATCCGCGATTCCACTTCTTTTTGGCGTCTTTTTTGATATCAATTTTCTGTTTGTAATGAACGCCTCGTTTGTCTTGTTCGGCCATAACCCAGTTGTAAAAATCATCATCTGCAGCGAGTTTCTCAGCAGAAACCATGCCGCATCCCTTGATTCTTCCTTCGCACATTGCGCGAGCAAAAATGCCGCATGTGCTAGCTGTACACCAAGCCATAGAAGTGTAGCCACTCTCGGGTTTTTCAACCTGGGCTATTTCCCATGTGTGCTGAACTGCGTCATCACCTTTGTATCCCTTGGTGATAATGCGCATGATAGAAAGATCGAGGTCTCCGGGAAGTTTCTTATATTTGTCAGCGAAAAGGCTGAAAAGAATCTCGCGGGGAACAAGATCATGTTTGGCAATCTTACGAGGTTCCCAATCGAAGAGGTCAAGGTTCACCAAAAAACGCATCTGTTCGGTGAGTCCTGGCCAACGGACGGTATAGGCTGCCATATTGGGGACATCATGAAAACTACGGAAAAGGCTTCCGAGTCCGTTGCTTGTGAAGGCTTCCATTGTGGGGTAATCTTCAATTTGGAAGTCTTTAAGTTCGCTTAATGCTTTGAGAACTACTTCTTGTCCATCTCGAACGACAGTGCTTGGTTGTGCAAACTGGTTAAGGTTGTCTGTTAATGACCATGTCGTGGTATAGTTAAAAGGAGGGCGAGGGTTATAAGGAATACCACCAACATAAACATACATTTCTTCACACTTATCGAGGAGGTGATAACCACGGCCCGCAAAGAAGTTACTCATACCAGGCTCAAAGCCAATCATGGAAATTCCAAGACCGCCAGTCTCTTTCCCGATCTTGTCGTAAGGTTCATCAGAACGTCCATGCATACTAGAAACACTTGCCAGTTTCTTTCCGTATTTCATTGCGATCTCGGTTACCTTATACCCGACTGTTCCAGGCATTGCAGCAGTTACGATATCGACATCTTTAGAAACTTCTTGAAAAAGTTCTTCGTCAAGGGCAGAGCCTTTAACGGTTTTGGCATCTGGGAAGAGACGTTTAGTTTCTTCTAAGTTTGAATCACTCATGTCAAGAACGGTAACGTCGAAGTCTTTAATAATATCGTTAACGATACAACGACCGACCATCCCGGCGCCAATTTGTAGTGCTTTACGTTTAGCCATATTATAAAACTCCCTTCTGAATAATAGGTTTTGCGTTAAACGCGCAGAAAAGAAGTCAAAACAAGAAAGAACGTCGCACGACAATAAATTGAATTCATTGAATCCATTGTGTACAGCAAATAATATCAGAAAAAAAGTTTCTGTCAACGGCCATTTCATTTCAAATTAAAATAAAAAAGTGGCAGCTTTGGGCCACCACTAAAAATTCGCCTATTTCCCTTTGCTGTGAATCGGTTTTATAAGCTATTATTTGGGCTCAGAAATTCTTGCACCGCCAACATCTTCTGCGGCAGTAAGTATGTGCGACTTCATTAATGCCTCGGCTTTTTCTTCATCTCGTTCTTTTAGTGCCTCAAGAATGGCTCGATGTTCGTCGAGACTTGGGTTCCCGCTGAAATCAAAAAAGGATTCAAATAACACAAGATAGACTAAAGAACGAGAAAGAACGCTTATGATAAGATCGTAAAGAACGACATTACCACTGGCTTCAGCGATAATTCTGTGGAAGGCATTATTGATTTCCAGATACTTATCGAGGTCTTTTTCGACAAAAATATTTTCCTCTTTCTGAATTTCTTCTTCTAACATACAAAGCTGAAGAGGAGTAATACGATGCACGGCTTTTTTAATAGCAAGACATTCTAGATATGCGCGCATCTCAAATGTGTCTTCAATTTCTTCTCTTGAAGGATCGACCAGACTGGCTCCTTCATTAGGAACAATGTTAATAAGACCTTCGTTCGAGAGCCTTCGAAACGCTTCTCGTACAGGAGTACGGCTAACATCGAGTTGTTCTGCTATGGATATTTCGGGAAGGCGCTGGCCTGGCTTAAACTCTTTATTCATGATTTTATGGCGTAATTCCTTATATACGTAATCCACAGAAGACCGTGCTTGAGAAACATTTCTCAATGGCAATTCCTCCCTATTCCTCTTATTTTCTCAACAGAAATGAATAATTCACATTATACATTACATAGTAGCGATGTTAAAGAATTCAATGTATTCATTGAATTTTGTTTAGCTCATAAACTTGACAGCGCAGAAAAAATAGACTATGAATACTATGTATTCTTTGAATACTTTTAGTATTATAGCAAAGAAAGAGGAGGAAGCTCATGGATAAGAATAAAGTTGTCTATCCGTATATCCCGAACTCTGTTTCTCACGTTCAGGAAGAAATGTTGAAGGCCATTGGAGCGAAAAGCATTGATGAATTTTTTGAGTGCGTTCCAGATGAATTAAAATTAAATAAACCACTAGATCTTCCTGAACCGCTTCTTTCTGAAGTTGAGCTTAAGCGGCATTTTGAAAAAGTTCTTTCGAAAAATGCTACAACGTCAGAGAATATCAGCTTCTTAGGTGGCGGTTGCTGGAATCATTACGTGCCGGCTATATGCGATGAAATAAATCAGCGCTCAGAGTTTCTTACAGCCTACGCAGGTGAACCATATGAAGACCACGGAAGGTTCCAGGCCCTTTTCGAATTTGAAAGTATGATGGCCGAACTTGTTGATATGGATGTCGTCAATGTTCCTACATACGATGGGGCACAGGCAGCTGCAACATCAATCAGAATGGCTACTCGCATTACCAAACGTGATGAAGTGCTTGTGGCAGAAAGTATTCACCCGGAAACAAAAGCTGTTATAAAAAATTATAGCAATCCAGATCTTTACATTACATATGTTCCCTGTGATCCAGAAACAGGATGTGTCGATCTTCAAAAACTTGAAAGTCTTATCTCTTCAAAAACGGCAGTCTTCTATTTTGAAAATCCCGCTTTTATCGGAACCATTGATGTCAATGGCAAAAAAATTGCGGAACTTCTTCATAATGCCGGTGCTCTTATGGTTGTAGGCATTGACCCTTCATCCATGGGTTTATTAACACCTCCATCTCGTTATGGTGCCGATATCGTATGTGGTGATTTACAACCGTTGGGAATGCATCTCTATTATGGCGGTGCCAGAGGCGGCTTTATGGCTGTTCAAGATGACGAAACTTTTGTAAGAGAGTATCCGTCTCGTCTCTTCGGTATTACCCCTACAACTCATAAAGAGTGGGGATTCGGAGACGTAGCGTGGGAACGCACTTCTTTTGCAGAGCGCGAAAATGCCAAAGAATATGTTGGAACGGCGGCAGCCCTTTGGGGAATTACTGCTGGTGTGTACTTAGCTCTCATGGGGCCTGAAGGCATGAAGGAATTGGGCGAGAACATATATATGCGCTGTCAATATCTTATGGAGAAAATGGCCGCTCTGCCAGGAGTAAAAATTCCTCTTCAGGCAACACCTCATTTTAAAGAGTTTATTGTTAATTTTGACGGTACGGGCAAAACAGTGAAAGAGATTAACAAAGCCCTCTTAGATAGACATATCTTCGGTGGACTTGATCTTTCAACTCTTTTCCCAGGGTGCGGAGAGAGTGCTCTTTATAGCGTAACCGAGTGCGTTACACAGAAAGATATGGATACTCTCATCGCGGCTCTTGGCGAAATTCTTGCGTAGAAAGGAAGGAACGCTCATGGGTATGAATATGCAGACAAAATTGAGAGACTTCCATCAGGCTCGATGGGATGAGCCCATCATTTATGAACTCACCACACAAGGTGAGCGCGGTGTCCTTTTGCCTAAAGTAGAAGATGGAATACGTGAAACTGTTAAAGATACGAAAAAGCTTCCTTCTCATATGATTCGTTCAGATAGGGCGGATCTTCCAGAAATGTCACAGATGAGAGTTTTAAAGCACTATTTGCGGCTTTCTCAAGAAAACTTGGGTGCTGATCTGAATATTGATATTGGACAAGGAACATGCACCATGAAATATAACCCCAAAATAAATGAAGTGCTGGCACGGAATCCAAAAGTGAGCGAACTTCATCCCTATCAGGATGAGTCAACGGTTCAGGGTGTGCTCGAAGTTATCTATAACATGGATCACGCTCTTCGTGCCATTTCGGGAATGGATGCCTTCTCCCTTCAAAGCGGAGGCGGATCTCAGGCTATTTACGTTATTGGTTCTATCATCAGAGCATGGCTTGAAGAGACGGGGCAGGCTGAAACAAAAGATGAAATTATTACCACAATATATTCACATCCCTCAAACACTGCTGTAGCTAAATTGAAGGGGTTCAAAATAATTACAATTTATCCTGGGAAAGATGGTCGTCCAGATTTTGAAGCTCTTAAAAATGCTGTCTCTGAAAGAACAGCAGCACTTATGATTACAAACCCTGAAGATATAGGTATATACAACTCTCGAATTAAAGAGTTTACAGACTTGGTGCATAGTGTAGGCGGTCTTTGCAGCTACGATCAGGCAAATCTCAACGGCATAATGGGCATTACCCGGGCGCGAGAGGCCGGTTTCGATATGTGTTTCTTCAACCTGCATAAAACGTTCTCTGCACCTCATGGCTGTGGTGGCCCCGGTAGTGGCGCTGTTGGTGTAACAGAACGATTGAAACCCTTCTTGCCGGTTCCAATTGTGGAAAAAGATAGTGAAACACAACGTTTCTATCTTAAAGATGATCTTCCCTATTCAGTAGGTAAGATTAAGAACTTTTATGGAACAGTTCCTGCGATTCTGAAGGCCTATGCCTGGATTCGAGCCCTTGGTGCTGATGGAGTAAAAGAAGCAGCCAGAGTTGCTGTTTTGAATAATAACTACATGTTTAGAAAAATATTGTCTATTCGCGGAGCTTCCGCACCTTATGCCGAAGGGGAACATCGTATTGAACAGGTACGTTACAGTTGGCAGAAGCTGAAAGAGGAGACAGGCGTAACGACAAGCGACATTCAAAATAGAATGTTTGACTTTGGCGTTCATTATTGGACAAGCCACGAACCATGGCTCGTTCCGGAACCTTTCACCATCGAACCTACAGAATCATACTCTAAGCAAGAATTAGACGAGTTTATCGCCATTACTGAGCAGATTGTCAAAGAGGCATATGAAAATCCTGAATTGGTAAAGACGGCTCCACACAAGAGCACTATTCACCATGTTGATCACGCCTATCTTGACGATCCAGAGAAGTGGGCCATTACGTGGAGAAGTTATAAGAAAAAATATAATGGCTATTTCGAAAAGAAAGAGCTAAAGGAGTAGCAAATTATGAAAAAGTTGGGGCTCATCGTCAATCCAATTGCTGGTATGGGGGGTAAGGTTGGACTGAAGGGAACAGATGGCCCCGATATTATTGCACGGGCCAGGGAGATGGGGGCGACTCCTCATTCCCCTAGTCGTGCAGAGTGTGCGCTATCGCATCTTCTTGAAATAAAAGATGAAATACGTCTCATAACCTTTCCGGGAAATATGGGGGAAAAAGTTGCCATGCAGTGTGGTTTTTCTCCAGAGGTGCTTTTAAGAGAATCTATTTCCGAGCATGTAACAGCTCGTGAAGATACCCTTTTAGCAGCAAAAGAAGCGCTGAAGCAAAATGTAGACCTTTTACTCTTTGCGGGTGGAGATGGTACTGCGAGAGATATATATGAAAGTGTAGGAACTGAACTTACAGCACTTGGAATTCCCTCTGGTGTAAAAATTCATTCAGCTGTTTTTGGCTGTTCACCCCAGCAGGCAGGGGAGCTTGCTAAGTTGTATCTGAATAATGAAAGCACTCAAGAAAAGCTCGCTGAGGTTATGGATATTGATGAAACACTCTTTAGGAAGGGCATAGTTACAGCCAGACTCTTTGGGTATCTAAATATTCCCTTTGAGAAAAGACGAGTGCAAAGGCTCAAAGCGGGAAGCGCCCTGTCAGAACAGGTTTCTCAACAGGCTATAGCAGCCTATATGGCTCGTAACGAGATGTACTCTGATACGCTTTATATAGTAGGGCCTGGAACAACCACAAGGGCGTTAATGATAGAACTTGGCCTCGACTTTACCCTTCTTGGAGTCGATGTTGTGTATAACGGAAAACTTATAGCGAAAGATGTTTCTGAAGAAACGCTTCTTAAGCTTTGCTCGCGGTATAAAAAAATAAAACTTATCGTTACACCTATCGGAGGGCAGGGGTTCCTTTTCGGAAGGGGAAATCAGCAGATCAGCCCTCGTGTTCTTTGCTTTTTCTCCCGCAACGATATTTTCATTCTCTCTACGCCGGCAAAACTACATGCATTGGAGGGGGCTCCATTGCTTATGGATACTGGCGATGCGACTATAGATCAGATTTTATCAGGCTATATACGTATCGTTACCGGGTTCAACGAATTCGTGATGTACGCCATAAGTGCAATGTAATAGATAAACGTAATGATGCTCAAGCGAAAGAAAAACCTCAAGGCGGCGTAAAAGCCGCCTTTTTTTATTCCCTTTTTGTTTTTTGCGCCCTTTCAACACACTTATATAGGTGAAGGGGGGTGAAAAAGAATGGCAGCTTATCTTCCATTAGAAAGTCGCCTGCAGCTTCGAGTTAACATCGGTTCTAATGAAAGCGGAGATCCGATTCTTCGTTCCATCAACTTTTCAGGAGTTTCTTCTGATGTTGAAGCTGAAAAGGTAGCAACAATTTCAACAGTGCTCGAATCTCTTCTCGAATATCCAGTAGCAGAGACACGAAAAGTAGATACAGACGTTGTGGAGTAGAGAAGAAACGCAAAATACTATATGATGGGGGTGCATCCTTAAAAGATGTCGCTCCCGTTTTTTCCAGAAAGGAGTGATTTTAGTGAAAACCCTTCGTCTTAAATTTGGTACCGCAGATGGAAAAAACCGAACCCTCTCTCTTCGCTATGCACGTGAAGATGTTACAGATACAGAGGTAAAGGAAGCAATGCAATCCTTAATAGACAACAACATCTTTGTAAAAGGGTTAGCCGCTATTCTTGGGGCTGAACTTGTAGAGACTACTGTAACCCCTATTATCGAGGGATAAAACGTGGCCTTATGCGGCCGGAATGCACTTCCGGCCGTTTTTTCGTGTTTTAAAAAAAGGGGGGAAATGTATGGAAGACTTATTGGCATCGTGTATTCAAAGTGGTTTTTCGGTGGCTGTAGCGGCATATTTGCTTGTGCGCATGGAAAAGAGGCTTGATGATCTGGCCGGTGCCATCAGAAGTTTGGAAAGTGCAATTACTCATTTGGGAGGAGGGAAACGTTATGAAAAACAAAGTCAATTTAATGCAGCTCACGCCCCATTTTAATCTTAGCGAGTTTCAATGCAAATGTTGTTGCCACGTAAAAATATGGGCACCTCTTCTTCATCATCTCGAAGCGTTGCGACTTTTTTGGAAGAACCCCTTAGTTATTACAAGTGGTTTTCGATGTTTGCGCCATAACAAAAAGGTAGGAGGTGTTGCGCATAGTCTTCACACTCAGGGGCGTGCAGTTGACGTTGTTGTAATGAAATCTCGACAGACATTTTTTTGCAAGTTGGCTAAAAAAGCAGGATTTACAAGCATCATAGCCTACGGAAAAAGAAACTTCGTTCATTTAGCCTTAAAGACAGAAAGGAGTTATCGTGAATGACTGATTCTAAATCTTTAACACTGAAAAATATTATACGAAAGAACATTGATCTTATTGAAAAAACAGCTCGTCGTTATACTGGCCGTGGTGCAGACTTTGAAGATTTACAGCAAGAAGCTTGTCTGGCACTGATTCATTTAGTTCAAAAACGTCCCCTCGAATCATGTAACGACATAGGTGAATATTTACGAAAAAGACTTCCCGGTAGAGTACGAGATGCAGCTCGCCGGCATAGGTATGAAGAGCATAATTGTGCCCTTACTGAAGCTCACGAAGTTTCTATTCCCGCTCCGACGAAACACCTGCCTGTGGATCTCATCGATCTAATAGAGCGCAATTTTTCTAAACTTGATTGCTTTATTATCCGGCATCTTTTTTACGGATACACCCAAAAAGAAATATCGAAAAAGATTAATAGAACGCAGCAATGTGTTCACTATCGAATAAAGAAAATAAGAAAACGCCTTGACGAACTTCTTAGGCGTTATGAATTTTAGAGGGCTTGTTAAAGAGGGAGTTTAGCCACTCCCTCTTTTCTCGCAAATGGGCTATAATCGCATCTATTGTTTCAATAAGCACGTATAACGTATACAAGGTGATAGCATTGAATAAGCATTTCTTAGGCATTCTTTTAGCGTTGGCAACTGGCATTTCGTGGGGGATAGTAAGCCCCATCGGCAGAACTCTTGCTCTTCAGGGTGTCAATATGACAACCGTGATCTTATTGCGTACTTTTTTAGTCGTTATTGGGTGCGGACTTTTTATGGTGTTACGAACCCCGCAACATTTTCGAGTAACTTTACAGAATCAATGTACTCTTTTTATTTACGGGCTTCTATCTGTGGTTTGTACATACACAGGTTTTTTATATTCGTTGAAATACCTTACTGTTTCAGCAGCCCTTATTATTCACTACACCTTCCCCCTTGTAACCCTTATGGGAGGAATTATTATTACGAAAGAACGCCCTACACTGGCACAGGTTCTTTCTTCATTCTTGATTCTTCTTGGTGTCTGGGTTGGAATGTTTTCGGGTAAGGATGCAACACAGGCGCTGCCTTTGGCAGGTATTTTATGGGGCCTCGTTGCTGTGGCTGGCATGGCCGGACAATCTCTTCTCGGTCGTGAAATCGCACGAGAAAACATAATATCACGAGAGAGCCTCATCTTTTATTCCCATGTTTGGGGTGGTCTCTGTATGATTGCCATTAAGCATTTTTCGCATGGATGGGCAGATGTGCCCCTATTGACACTTAAGTCGTGGGGAGCCATAGCTTTACTCTCTTGTGTAGGTAGTCTTGTTGCCTACGCAGCATATTACACTGCTCTGCGCTATATATCGGCAACAGCAGCAAGCCTCGTCTGCACAGTTGAAATAGTTACAGGTATTACTCTTGCTGCTTTTATGAGTAAAGAACTGCCAACGGCATATGAATTAGCGGGAAGCACTATAATCGTTCTTGCCATTGTATTGGCAGCATTGCCACCCGATCTCTTTCAACGCCGCTTCAAACGAACCCCCAGACAAAATAACGTGTAATAGTAAAGATCAAGAGCGCTTTTTACAAGCGCTCTTTTATTTGACTTTACTCTTTATGAGTAATAAAATAACTCGAAATAGAGAAAGGAAAAAGATATCTTTATGATAGATTCTTTAATTACATCGAAAACACGAGTTAAATTGCTTTTAAAGTTCTTTCTCAATCCAGAGAATAGATCATATTTGCGAGAACTTGCCGATGAATTTGGCGAGTCGACGAATTCTGTGCGGGTTGAGCTCAATCGCCTTACAGATGCGGGGCTTTTAGAGAGCCACGACGAAGGACGGACAAAGCTGTATAAGGCCAATACCAAACATCCGCTTTTCCCCGAAATACGAGCCATCGTTACAAAAACTCTCGGAATCGACCAGCTTGTAGATCAAGTTATAAAACGCCTCGGAAATGTAGAACTTGCCTTCATAACGGGAGACTACGCAAATGGCATTGACTCTGGCCTTATCGACCTTGTTTTGGTTGGTGAAATTGACAGAGCTTACCTGCAAAGTCTAATAGATAAGCTTGAAAAAATAATTGAGCGGAAGATACGAGTGCTAGTGCTGAAAAGGGATGAGTTGCAAGCGTTACGAGACAGGTTTGAAGGGCACGTGCTTGTGATTTGGGAATTTTGAAGATTTAAAAAGAAGGTATATGCTTATGAAAAATATTATTTTTTTAACTTTTTTAAATTTATGGTCTATGGATAAGAACAAAGGCGCTCCTTCATTTTATAAAACCATTGATGCATATATAAACTCTGGGTGGAACGTTACTTTAATAAATCCTAAATACGATAATGGTGTTACGCCTAAATTAGCTGGATTGAACCAAATTACTTTTAAACCAATATTTTACCCTTTAGTAAAAATGAAAAAAATTGGTTTTTTAGGTCGTATATTTCACAACATTTATGGCAATTATATTTTATATAAATTGGGAGAAAAAATTTTAAAAAAATATAATTATAAGGCATGTATTTATTCTTATGAGGTGAATAGTGTTTGTGCAGGGGAAAAATTGGTTCGAAAATATAGCCTTCCATTCGTTACTAGGTTTCAAGGAACGATATTAGCGCAAGTAAACGATAATTGGCTTAATAGACTGAAAAGATATCCACATTTTCAAGCATTAGAAACAAGGGCAAACATTCTAATAATGACGGATGATGGGACGAAAGGCGATATTGTTTTAGGAAAATTGAAAAATGACTCTGAAATTATTAAGTTTTGGAGAAATGGTGTTGATATAAATGTAGAAGATTGTAAAAACATTGCAGAAATAGAAAAAATAAAGCGACATTTGGGTATAAAACAAAATGAGAAAGTTTTATTAACTATTTCTCGTTTGGTTTCTTGGAAAAGAGTTGACAGAGCGATTGAGGCTCTAGCCACTGTTATAAAAGAAAAGCCGAATGTGAAACTGGTTATTGTTGGGGATGGAAAAGAAAAACAAAAACTTGTAACCTTAGTCGAAAAATTACATATAGCAAGAAACGTATTGTTTGTTGGCGCTGTCAATCAAACGGAGATAAAAAATTATTTAGATTTAGCAGATGTTTTTTTATCATTATACGACTTAAGTAATGTGGGGAATCCCTTATTAGAGGCAATGTCGCGAGGAAAACCCCTAATCACGTTAAATGTAGGAGATACGGCTTCTTTAATAAAAAACAATGAAAATGGAGTTATCTTAGAATTATCCCAATTAAACGAAATCCCTCATTATATTCATAAAATAATTGATAACAGCAAATACGCAGAAATGCTCGAAAATAATGCGAAACGATATGCCCAAGTTCATTTTTGGGATTGGCACGAGCGTATGAAGGCTGAATTAGATCTAGTTGATAAATTATATGATGGTTGGGATTTTGGTAATAATAAAAAATACGATGCCCATTAGGAGTAGTGAGAGTGAAACCATCACTAGCTACAGATGCTATTAAACTAACAACTTCAAAGATCATTACGATGGCAATTTCAATGGTATGTGCAATGTTGCTATCTCGTTTTCGTACCCTTGAAGAATATGGCACATATTCCCAAATATTATTAATTATTAATTTAGTTACTACAATTTTTATAATGGGATTGCCTAATAGTATTAACTTCTTTTTGGCTCAAACGAATGATATCAGAGAAAGAAAACATTTTTTATCAACATATTACATATTATCTACAATCCTGAGTTTTTCAACGGGCTTGCTATTGATTATAAGTATGCCATTGATAGTACGATATTTTAATAATAATCTAATAAAAGATTTTTTGTATATTTTGGCGATATTCCCATGGGCAAAAATTACCTTATCAAGTATTGATAATATATTAATAGTATATAAAAAGGCAAATTATCTTATGATGTTTCGAATCCTAAACAGTATTTTTTTATTATTGATTATATTGATAACGAAATTGTTTAATTTGGGTTTTGATATGTATATGGCTTTATTTGTTGGCGTGGAGGTCGTTTTTGCTTTTTCTGTATATTTATTAGTAAGAAAGATTGTTGGGAAGATTGAGTTATCTTTAAACACGAACTTAATTAGAAGAATAATGAGATTTTCTATTCCTATGGGATTAGCAACTGTTGCTGGAACTTTGAAAAAAGAATTAGATAAGTTAGTTATAGCGGGTTTTTATAATACGGAATCATTAGCCATTTATACAAATGCTGCTCGGGAAATGCCTGTTGTCGTAATTGCCTCTTCTGTTACTGCAGTTTTATTGCCACAAATGGTAAAGATGTTAAAAGAAAATAAAAAAGTTGAGGCTGTAAGTCTTTGGGGAGATGCAACTTTATTTTCTTACATTATCATTTCTTTTTTAGCAACTGGCTTTTTTGTGTATGCTCCCGATGTAATGAGTTTGTTGTATTCGGAGAAATACATCTCTGGCTCTGCTGTCTTTAGAGTTTATGCGATAGTTTTGCTTTTTAGGAGTACATATTTTGGTATGGTTTTAAACTCAATAGGGAAAACTAAGGTTATTTTTTATAGCGCAATATTATCCTTGATTTTAAACCTTGTTTTGAATTTTCTTTTTTATCATATTTTTGGTTTCATCGGTCCTGCAATTGCTACATTATTTGCAACATCGGTGAGTGCTGTATATCAGCTTATGGTGACTGCTAAAGAGGTGGAGATTCCTTTTGCACATGTTTTCCCTTGGAAAGAAATTGGCTACATAACTATTATAAACATTTGTTTGGGGGGGCTTTTCGCTATGATAAAAAGTGTTCTCCCTTGTGAACTTCTATTGGGGGAGGTAGTTGAGTCAATTTTTTTGGGCGTAATTTGGGGGACAATCTACTTTTTTATTAACTACAAATTGCTAAAAATAAAATGGAAAACTTTGAGTAGTAATTAAAATGATTAAGGGATAGTTATTTTTTATAAACAACATATAGATTGTGGGGTTTAAGATATGACAAAAATATTGATGTATGGCGTAATGCCGGAGAATAATTTTGGTGGGCCATCATTGATGCACGGAGCGAGGG of Aminobacterium sp. MB27-C1 contains these proteins:
- a CDS encoding YvrJ family protein, with the translated sequence MEDLLASCIQSGFSVAVAAYLLVRMEKRLDDLAGAIRSLESAITHLGGGKRYEKQSQFNAAHAPF
- a CDS encoding D-Ala-D-Ala carboxypeptidase family metallohydrolase encodes the protein MKNKVNLMQLTPHFNLSEFQCKCCCHVKIWAPLLHHLEALRLFWKNPLVITSGFRCLRHNKKVGGVAHSLHTQGRAVDVVVMKSRQTFFCKLAKKAGFTSIIAYGKRNFVHLALKTERSYRE
- a CDS encoding sigma-70 family RNA polymerase sigma factor; the encoded protein is MTDSKSLTLKNIIRKNIDLIEKTARRYTGRGADFEDLQQEACLALIHLVQKRPLESCNDIGEYLRKRLPGRVRDAARRHRYEEHNCALTEAHEVSIPAPTKHLPVDLIDLIERNFSKLDCFIIRHLFYGYTQKEISKKINRTQQCVHYRIKKIRKRLDELLRRYEF
- a CDS encoding DMT family transporter, with translation MNKHFLGILLALATGISWGIVSPIGRTLALQGVNMTTVILLRTFLVVIGCGLFMVLRTPQHFRVTLQNQCTLFIYGLLSVVCTYTGFLYSLKYLTVSAALIIHYTFPLVTLMGGIIITKERPTLAQVLSSFLILLGVWVGMFSGKDATQALPLAGILWGLVAVAGMAGQSLLGREIARENIISRESLIFYSHVWGGLCMIAIKHFSHGWADVPLLTLKSWGAIALLSCVGSLVAYAAYYTALRYISATAASLVCTVEIVTGITLAAFMSKELPTAYELAGSTIIVLAIVLAALPPDLFQRRFKRTPRQNNV
- a CDS encoding ArsR family transcriptional regulator, yielding MIDSLITSKTRVKLLLKFFLNPENRSYLRELADEFGESTNSVRVELNRLTDAGLLESHDEGRTKLYKANTKHPLFPEIRAIVTKTLGIDQLVDQVIKRLGNVELAFITGDYANGIDSGLIDLVLVGEIDRAYLQSLIDKLEKIIERKIRVLVLKRDELQALRDRFEGHVLVIWEF
- a CDS encoding glycosyltransferase family 4 protein, giving the protein MKNIIFLTFLNLWSMDKNKGAPSFYKTIDAYINSGWNVTLINPKYDNGVTPKLAGLNQITFKPIFYPLVKMKKIGFLGRIFHNIYGNYILYKLGEKILKKYNYKACIYSYEVNSVCAGEKLVRKYSLPFVTRFQGTILAQVNDNWLNRLKRYPHFQALETRANILIMTDDGTKGDIVLGKLKNDSEIIKFWRNGVDINVEDCKNIAEIEKIKRHLGIKQNEKVLLTISRLVSWKRVDRAIEALATVIKEKPNVKLVIVGDGKEKQKLVTLVEKLHIARNVLFVGAVNQTEIKNYLDLADVFLSLYDLSNVGNPLLEAMSRGKPLITLNVGDTASLIKNNENGVILELSQLNEIPHYIHKIIDNSKYAEMLENNAKRYAQVHFWDWHERMKAELDLVDKLYDGWDFGNNKKYDAH
- a CDS encoding oligosaccharide flippase family protein yields the protein MKPSLATDAIKLTTSKIITMAISMVCAMLLSRFRTLEEYGTYSQILLIINLVTTIFIMGLPNSINFFLAQTNDIRERKHFLSTYYILSTILSFSTGLLLIISMPLIVRYFNNNLIKDFLYILAIFPWAKITLSSIDNILIVYKKANYLMMFRILNSIFLLLIILITKLFNLGFDMYMALFVGVEVVFAFSVYLLVRKIVGKIELSLNTNLIRRIMRFSIPMGLATVAGTLKKELDKLVIAGFYNTESLAIYTNAAREMPVVVIASSVTAVLLPQMVKMLKENKKVEAVSLWGDATLFSYIIISFLATGFFVYAPDVMSLLYSEKYISGSAVFRVYAIVLLFRSTYFGMVLNSIGKTKVIFYSAILSLILNLVLNFLFYHIFGFIGPAIATLFATSVSAVYQLMVTAKEVEIPFAHVFPWKEIGYITIINICLGGLFAMIKSVLPCELLLGEVVESIFLGVIWGTIYFFINYKLLKIKWKTLSSN